The DNA window TCGATTAAGTCAGTACCAGCAATCGAGCATGGGCCACTACCCAAACACAGGTTTGCAGGATACCCGTGGCTATAGTGTTGCAGCTGCTGCAGGATCCACCGGTGGCGGAGAAACACATCGGGGTTATGCCAGTAGCCAGTTTGAGTCCAACCGCGAACGACCTCAGTATGGTGTGGGTGGAAGAGCTCAAGGAAACGAGGGTAGGGTTCCTTACCCCGAGGGCCGTGTTTACAATAATGCTGGAACCAGATATTACTAGTGATCAAACTGAAGCTCTTCACTAGGTTGGCTACAtctgtaaaaaacaaaatgagtttAATTCTGATCGTTCCCTTTTTCTTCTCCTGTTACTAAATCTTGCTGCTGCATTGATTTTTGTTCAGTAATGTAGGATTGCTAATCCCCCTACTCCAAAGGGATTTATAGTGCTTTGCATTTTGTGCTTGTCGTTTTACACCACCAAAATCCCTGCCTGCCAGtaattttatttgcatcattttttagACTTGTTGGATCCAATACCTGAATCTTTCATTATACATCAAAGCAAGATTGGATGTTtcttaagataattttttaacgaATTTCTGACTTTTTAATTGAACAGAAAGAGCTCCATCCATTCTTTATTGAGATAGTACCTTGAAAACCTTAAAATTCATGGATGACATCTAGCACTTTAGGGGTTGAATGGTTTGTGCTGGCCTGCTTGTCTTTGACTGAACCCTCGtgttggaaggaaaaaaaattaatcgtgTTCACTAATAAACAATGCAAGTGAGGTTATCAGAAAACATATTAAGAGAAATAAAACCATGGTTATTGTAAATACCTGATGCTCAGAACCAGAGAAGACACTTTCTTAAACAAATTGATATGATTCTCTGTTTATGTTACATGTGACAGAGTACCGCGAAAATGATGGTGACAAGCAAATTTACCCTACTGTAATCCTATGAGCTACCTCTAGTAGTGCATTGTAAAATTTCTTAGGGTGGCTTGCTAAGAAGACAGTACAAAATTGCTACATAAGCCCACCTTCCTACCTACCAAATCCGTCCTGACAAACAAGAAGACTAATTAAGTAAAGCAGGATCAGGCACATCTCCGGAGCCTGAAAAGGTAGGTTTACCTTTGTATAACTGAACGATTGGTGGGCAACCTAGGAAACAGCAAATTATGCTGTGCATCTCTCATCAAATCGAACAAAGAAACCAAACTCCAGCCCTGTGGTGTCTTCACCGCTTGcgctgtgttttttttactcTGACAAATTTTCTACCAGACTTGTCACCGCCACCTGCACCACCTGCACCAAATGAGAAGCTTCCTCCAGCATTAAACTCCCGACTACTAGAAGCCTGAAAAGCTGGGTTCTGTGGAGCAGTCAGATTTGGTTGGCTTTCAAATTGAAAGGGATTTGCACCTGATGAACCTGTCAAAGTAAACTGATTCCCTCCTGGCGGAGTAGAAAAACCAAATAAGGGGCCAGAGGCGGCAGCAGGTTGTTGGAAAAATGCAGGAACTGAAGGGGTGGTTGCCTGAACTGTGTCCTCTGCCATGCTGTCCTCCATGCTCATTTGGTCATTATTACCAGATGGAGATGAACCAGACCTGGAGCCAGGATTTGGGTTGCCAAACACAGGCTGTGATGGAGTACTGGATGCAGGTGAACTGAAGGGGAAAGCAGGACCAGATGAGACACTGGGGGCAAACCCCACGGATGCACTGCTGCTTGTAACAGCATTAGCAGTTGCTCCAAAGGCAAACGGTGCCGAGGAAGAAGAGGAGGTTGAAAATCCCATAGATTTTGGGGCCTGCCAGTTGGAACCAAAGACAGCGGATGCAGGGCTGGCTATGGAGCTAACAGAGATGGACTCTGACAAGGTAGTAGAAGAGGTAAGTCCAAAAGAAGCACCAGAACTGAACAGTttagatgaagaagaagagccAAATGTGGGACTGCCAGACGAAAAGGCTGTACTCCCAGTCAAAGCAAAAGGAGTTGATGCAGGTGAACCAAATTGCATCGGCATGGTCTGTGTCGCAGTTCCCATACCAGTTCCAGCAGCAGAAACCTGAGCACTGCTAGCACTAAAAGGATTAAAACCCTGAGATTGATTAGTAGCAGCTGAAGTTGAGCTCCCAGCATTCAAGCTAAAAGAACCACTTCCTGTGCTTGTAAATGCAGAAGATGTAGCATTCAAAACGCTGCTTCCTGAGCTCGTAACTCCAGGGAATGTACCACCAAAAAAACTATTTCCTTTGCTGGTTGCTGCAGGGGTCTTGCCAAAAATATTATTGCCTGTGTTTGTAATTCCAGAACATGCACCACCAAAACCACTGCCAGCAGTGCTTGTAATTGCACAGGATGCACCACCAAGTAGAGCACTAGTTGGGTTGCTAAAGCCTGGTTCTTTTGTTTTGGCTTCTGTTGTTTCATCAGTAGTAGATGGCACTGTTGAGGCTGAAGTTGATGGGACAGACCCAAATTTGAAAATAGGTGTGGAGGAAGGTGCTGATGCTGAAATAGAGAAGTTGCTATTCCCGTCAAAGTTTGCCATTGTAAATGTGGTGGTAGTGGCATTAATACCGCTGCTAGCAACACTGTTGGCAAAGACACTGGATGAATTTTGACCAGTAAAGTTACTTGACAGTAGAGGTGGACTAGGAGAGGAATATGAAGATGGGGTAGAAGCAAGAGATCCATTATTTAGACTTGAACTATTGGAGGTGATGCCAAATGAGAACAGGCTTCCAGTCGATGAAGTTGAAGTAGAAGGCACATTTTCAGGTGCCCTGAAGGAACACTCATCCTTCAAACTGCTCTTATCTTCAGTTTTATCTAGTCCAGGGTCTCTGGTCACCAACTCAGTAGCACCAGTAGCAACAGGCATAAAGCTGCACAATAGGCAAGTGAACAAAGTTAATagccaacaaaaataaatatcaggGAAACTTCAATGTCACAAAGTTTCACAAGAAATTCAAATGAATGGTTGACAtgatgaagggaaaaaaaatgagataaccGAACCCAATCAAGATAACATCAATTTAGTGAGCCCGGTTATAGCTAAGGTTGATTTTTTTACGAGTTACATCATCTATGGACCCACAATTTCTGCATTCAGCATGACAGCATATGTATTGACCTCACACTTTTAAAAGATATGACAACAAAAACCATGCGAAAATACTAGCACATGCCCACTGACCTGAAACCCTCTGGTTTGGCATCTGATGATAGACCCAGCTTTGGGACAGATGGGTCACCCAGGACCGGGGAAGAAAATGCAAATGGTGCAACTTTATCACCAGTTTTATTGCTGATATGGAATGTTTGGGAGGTGCCATTCGGTTCCTTTGGCAAAGCAACCTTCTCCCTGGTGCTAAATATTTGCAGGGAAGCATTCGAGTAGTTTGGTTGGGCACCTTCATCAGATATTGAAGCTAACTTCTGGTTTACTATAGCCTGCTTATCAGTCATGGCAGGCAACGGTGTCGCTAGAGATGTAGAGCTGATGCTCTTTTCAGCAATCACAGACCCATCAATCCCTGCATTTTTTTGGTTGAGTGTAGAAGTTGATGGAGAGTTGACTTCAGAAAGAGCTGGAGACTTCTCCACTACAATAGCTTCAGCACCAATGGTTTTTCTTTCAACCAATTCAGCAACAATCTTTTCTCGCCCTTCAGCCAACATACCAGATGCAGTCCAATTCAAGTAgtcgtcatcatcatcaagcTCCAGAAAATCCTACAAAAGTGAAATAACATTCACAAGCAAGTTATGTAGAGCTCTGCACTTGAATGTCACGACTAATCAATTTGCCAATACATGTATGAGATAAAGTTAAAGTTGAATGGTGCAAAAatgattgattaaaaaagaacTACTTTGATGAAAAAAAGATGAGATGATTCCAGATGATGAATGAAGAAAATATAGAAGTGAGTAAACTAAGGAGATGAGTAAGATCCAATTTAGGagtaaatatcaaatataacaaGATGCAACACGAACCTCATGTGCGCTCATCTGGAAAGCCCTTTTCTTCTGTTGAGGGGACCGTACAATGGTGCTTGTCACAGGAAAAGCTGTTGTTTTGACTCTGGCCACATCATTCTTCATTGAACTTGTGGCACCCATACCATTTACTGCGGAGGCTGACTTGTCATAAGGAAGAATGGATTTGCTTGGACCATTTTCTTCGATTTTGTCTTTCATTTTAAACACGGACTCTCGTGCATCAGGTAGCAAGGTGTTGGGCTTAGCATCCAACTTCTTGTTATCATTAACAAATTCTAGCAACTTTGAAGAATCAACATCCTCCAGGCTTCTAAGAGCTTGTCCCCGTAGCATGGATGGTGACAACCTGGCAGGAGACTTCTCCCTCGATGAGACCAACACATCAAGCTGCTGCAATATCTTTGATGCCATCTCACTGGACTTGGAGGGAACAGGGGTAAAAGCGGTACCATGGACATTGCTATTCCCATTATCCTTCAATGGTTCGCCCACTAAAACTGGCTTCTCTGTTGAGGTTAGCCTTTGAGCAGCATTAGAAACCATACCATTTCCACAAATAGAAAGAGTACCAGACATAGGCAGAAGGTTAGATTTCTGACGAATTCTACGTATTGGACCGACGGATCCCATATCACTATCCAGGACAGAGCTCCTCCTTTTTGAAGcctgaaaaagaaataaactaatCCAGTTACATAATGCTCAATGGAATTCTAAAAGTCCACGGACATGATTTCGATTGATTTCAGCACTCATACCCCTTGTTTAGATCCAGAAAATCCATTGTTCTCCCATGCGTTCTGAGACGAAGATGATGGTCCAGCAAAAGCATCACTTGCCATTCTTGTACCCtggaaaatgagagaaaatgtgtaaataatcaaaatataaatcacaatttcaaacagAAACAGATTTTCATATCATACCAACCTGGAGGCCAGTAGTTGCATGAACTCTGGAATATGGTGTTCGAGTCATACTGTAAATAGCAAATCTACCTCGGGATCTTGGTGTCACAAAACCATTCTCAGGAAACTCAGCATGGCCAGAAGAACGTGGCACAACTGAAATCATTGGTGATTTCGGAGTAAATTTATGGTTGGTCAGAACTGTTGGATTTTCCCTTAATGCCTGACTGTGTGATTCTAACATTGATGGTGATACTTTTAAAGGCCTACTTCGCATGTAAGATTTTGCAAGCTCTGTAGGGGAACCAACATCCTCCTCTAGGACCTGAAGACATTATAGCCACTAAATGTGAAACATGTGTAGGTTTGCATATGCACATAAATGCATGAATTCACACATCATGTTGTTGCCCACAATTATATTCTCCATTAAACAAGAGAATCACACCAACCCATATTTCTATGTGAAACAAGAGCCGTGGTGCAAAGCCACTAAGTTTGAAAAAAGAGCCACAGTTCAAAGCCATGGAACTATGTGCATGTGTGGGTGTGCATATAACACACAAAAGCATGTGTACACACATGAGCAGAAAAAAGTAGAGATGAAGCATGTTAAATTCCCCTACACTTGAGCTGACAATAGGTGTTGAATTAAAGCGGCCATCAAACCCATTATTAACAGGGGTAGTCAATAACTCTTTGCCTTGAGAGACCATAGCTTCTGAAGCAATCGCTTCAGATTTCTTCTCTTCATTTCCAGTAGGAAAATCAACAGTTTTAGATTGCAGCAGGGCAGTCAATCGATCAATTTCAGACCTgtgggaaaattaaaaaataaaaatttatgtctCGCATCACCACATCATCCTTCTAAACAATTGTTATCCTCGGTAATGCTATTACAAAGAATATGAAACGAAAATTCCTTGTGAAAGATTTTAACATACAGAATGACTGAGGAATTATGACATTGCAAACAAATATACAGGTGAAGAAAGCTTCCACCAAGCATGCTGTGGAAGTTACAATACATACATTCAACTAATTTGAAGCTGCTAGAATTTGATCCTGAAGTAACTTGCCTGGTAAAAGTCTTCTGCTTTAGAATTACTTCAAGTTCAGTAACCCCGTCCATATCAGAACCATCACTTGGACCACTGGATCCATTGATGGTTGCTCTATGTGTTTCAAAAAGATCCTTCAAGGAGAATTTTTCAAACAGCACAAACATATGAATCAAATTTGCACTGGGTAAATCATATTGTAAATATATATGAACCATGAGTGCAAACGCATGTAGATATTGCAAATTCATCCATGAAAATAGATGAAAGTTAAGTTTTCATAACCCATAGTAGagcatataaatttaatttactctTTGATCCATTAGAAAATTTCTAGATAACTGATTCCACAttcataaggaaagaaaaggaatacaCAATTAACCACGCCCATTTCTCCCCCGTCGCTCCTCTCTTTAATCCTGCAAATTTCACGCCTAGTAATATTGTGTACCTGAAACAGTAACGGTACTTGAAAAAAGATACAGCAAGTTTACCTTTTTTAACTAGTTAAAGTCTCAAAGTGTAATACATCAGTTCTAAGACTCCCCTTGATCCCTTGTGTcagcacacacacacatatataaagcAGAGCAGCTAAGGCATCTATAACAAGCAATAaccttataataaatttatatctaCTGTATAATGAAAAAAGGCAGGCATGTATTCTCTCTTCATAGCTATTTCTGCAACCACCAACCCAGCCAGGATTATCAACCAATAGGGAAATCTATAATAACCACTGAACTTCGAGATTTGAACTTATTCCCTCAACTAGCAATAGACATTCTTACCAAACCCTCACTTCCACCAACACAACCCAAAgccattgataataaaaattaactgcATAACCAATTAACAATCAATAGAaggaaaaaccaaaaagaagcaaagaaaaagacaagaaaTCAGACTTACTGTGGAAAAGGTTCCTTTTTGCTTATCCATTACTCTCCGGTTTTCCtctgtttaaaaaaacaaaacttaaaacaaattcTCTCCTTTAACGGACGTTAACTACAAATTTCAATTCACTAACTAAAGTACAGTTAAGTAAGGTTAAACATCATCagcaaaaaaatattccacTATAACAAACAAACCCTGACCCAGTAGAGAAACCCTAATTTTCAGTTCTACGGGTCCAAAATCCCTAATTCCCAGATTTCACCATATCAAAAACTTAATTACACCAGTTCCACAAAAAGAATCGAACGAATAGACAATAAATCTCCCCTGATTGAACTACTAAGCACTTAACTCCTCAGgagaaaacaatatcaaaaagagaacatcaatttttcaacaaaaagaaaacattttcacACTCGGAAGAAACCCAACCTGTCCCCCGCTCCGTCTCCGGCGGCTGAGACGGAGGAGCCACCACCGGAGGCGCAGGCAGTCGTTTACGAAAGACAGAAGCGAAAAGCCTTTGGGCACCAGAAGCAATGAGTCTCTGAGCCGGATCCACTAATTTCGACAACCAACCATTACCACTCCCACTAGGGTTTCGAATTGCCGTCGCAGGACGATCATACGGCGTCGTTTGCGTACTCCTTCGAAACGGCCTTTTTGGAAACTTCCCATAACCTCCTCCGTCTTCATACGGCCTCTCATTTCTTTCCCGAGTCACCGCCGCCATGTGAAAACCACGAAATTAGGGTTACGGTATAGAGAGAGACAAAAAGAGAGCGTGTCTTTTATTGTagagagagggaagaaaaaaaaaaggagctagAAGGATATAATTagggattttatttatttgttgaaaaggGAGAGAGGAAAACAGTATATCCGTGCACAGTTACGCGCACAGTTATTTTGTGGtggtattttactattttaggTCAACTACGTTACTACTCAAAGAAGTTATCAAACCGGTTCCGTCTAGAGGGCTAACCAGTActataatttaaactaaaatcaagttaacctaCTGTTTTGacttgaaatattaaattattactgttttgactttaaaaaaaaaagtttttaactGAATTTTAACCTGTTTTATTCCAGTCTAAGAAGTTGCACAAGTTAACTTAAATCTTTTAATAGTTCAGCttgagttaatttcttttttttttaattcaataagaATTATTTTAGATCTTCAAATGTCAAGTCAGTTTGTTGAGCTAATCTTGGTTGTATGACTAAGCTCAAGACCCGACTCAagttagatttgatttttatttatgtaaatagtTAATTCGGTCAAATTTGAGTAATCAAGTTAAATCTTGAATAAGAtaccatcattattttttttatttttataaaaaacaatgatattttttaaaaaataatatatcaaagtTAACTTGTTGATTTAAAGTTCACTGTCCAATTCATGACCCAAATCATGTgccataaaaaaataccaatgcaccaaatcttttttgaaaaatcccaAGTGACcatggaataaataaataaataattggtgtgttttttagaataatattcacatatttatgatgtttttgagaatatgatagcgattgtttttaaaaatatttttttattatgaatgtatcaaaattatttttttatttttaaaaattatttttcatatcagcACAATAAACACAatttgaaaacaccaaaataaatttaatttggatcaaataaaaaaataatcaacttctttcaaaaacgtttttgaaacgtaaaaacaaatGAGCTATCGAAAaacttaagaataaaaaaaaatgatagaaaaaaaccTAAGGAGGAtgcaatttaatgaaaaaataaaaataatccaagataaaataaatatcaatttgaaaACACGATGACTAAAttttaaaggttaaaaaaatcacaagagtgaaataaaaaacacctataaaacCCAAGCAAATTTGGACAAACATTCTAAAATagtcaaatcttaaaaaactcGCAACCCATGAAATCCTAGATCAGGGATCTATCAATAGGTTTATCACAgagtcaattttaaaatataatcttttaaaactTGCTAACACAAGCAAAAGATAACCAAAAAAGCCTTAAGCGAACTCAACAACCAATTTGAGCTAGCAAATCAATCACATGACACAAGACATGAATTTGGGATGATCCTATGcacaaaaaagtgaaaaaatactcatgaataaaatattaaaataaaatgcttCAAGAAAATATGGAAGTTGAGTCGGACTAATCTTTCATATCTATTATCAAGGTTATGAGACCGGGGTGACTTCATTGAATGTAaactcaaaaaaacaaagaagcaagATTCTTAATTAGACATGTGTTGggggatgaaattgataaaaaaaaaaaaaccaaaaaaaaaaacaatgcaaaacaaaaaaaaaagcaattaaaagaattatgacTAGATTCGACatagaaattaaatgtttagggaaaaatcaaactaaattaattttttagggatgaaattgtaagaacaaatcaattaaaaaataattaaaaacacaacaattaaaagaattaaggccaaatttgacataaaaattaaatgaaaataaatgccTAAGGGTAGAATaggaataaaaacaaatcaaccaagaaaatgattcaaaatagaacaaataataattaaaagaatgaagattaaatttgaaaacaaattaaaaaaatcaaataactagggatgaagtaaaaaataaaatatgattagaaacaatcaattacaaataaaaaaagaaggattgaatataaagaaaaaataaatttaaaaattgagggGTTGGTATTGTTTTTTTGCATGCCCAGCAAACAATCTGATGGAGAAAGAGAAGTAAAAGagagaacaaaaggaaaagcAATTTCGAGCTGAATCACCATACGTGCACCATCTAAAGAGGAAGAGAACATCGaaacaaatcaaatgatatAATTGAATCATGATTACAACCATTGGAGCTAGTCGCATGTGCCGCCAGAAGGCAGCGGATACATCGAcaacttttttactttttttacttATACAAAACCAAAAATGTCCTtaggattaaataataataataataaacaaaccattaaaaaattacaaacaagcCCCTAAAACCAAgactaacaaatttaaaataaagagtaatgtagtaattttatagtttttatcaaatataaaaatacaaaaacactaCTGTGCATAaggaattgaattattttattgaagagttaaactaataaatttactatacattaaaaaatataatttctaaaataaccTCACATAATTcttaacaaatatttatatcatGGTAAAAAGATGATCTTATCCTTGttacaaagacaaaaaaaaaaacaccaaaggataatataataattacagTAATGAACAATAATCTATATTTTGGAACAGAATAACATCACCGAGggggttagtttttttttttttgggacaaTGCTTCTAGAATCGAGGAGGCAGTGAAGAGTTGCAATTTGGAAGTGTACGCGCACTGgaataatatttagaatatattttataattgagattttaaaaaacttcttgttgttttttaaaatatatattttttaaaaaatatattaaaataatatattttttaaaataattatttttaatattagcatatcaaaataatttaaaaacataaaaaaaatatattaatctgaaacaaaaaaaaaaaaataatttaaattttttttaaaaattcttttaaaacataaaaataaacag is part of the Populus alba chromosome 10, ASM523922v2, whole genome shotgun sequence genome and encodes:
- the LOC118060126 gene encoding nuclear pore complex protein NUP1 isoform X2, which encodes MNLQYLHAFALMVHIYLQYDLPSANLIHMFVLFEKFSLKDLFETHRATINGSSGPSDGSDMDGVTELEVILKQKTFTRSEIDRLTALLQSKTVDFPTGNEEKKSEAIASEAMVSQGKELLTTPVNNGFDGRFNSTPIVSSSVLEEDVGSPTELAKSYMRSRPLKVSPSMLESHSQALRENPTVLTNHKFTPKSPMISVVPRSSGHAEFPENGFVTPRSRGRFAIYSMTRTPYSRVHATTGLQGTRMASDAFAGPSSSSQNAWENNGFSGSKQGASKRRSSVLDSDMGSVGPIRRIRQKSNLLPMSGTLSICGNGMVSNAAQRLTSTEKPVLVGEPLKDNGNSNVHGTAFTPVPSKSSEMASKILQQLDVLVSSREKSPARLSPSMLRGQALRSLEDVDSSKLLEFVNDNKKLDAKPNTLLPDARESVFKMKDKIEENGPSKSILPYDKSASAVNGMGATSSMKNDVARVKTTAFPVTSTIVRSPQQKKRAFQMSAHEDFLELDDDDDYLNWTASGMLAEGREKIVAELVERKTIGAEAIVVEKSPALSEVNSPSTSTLNQKNAGIDGSVIAEKSISSTSLATPLPAMTDKQAIVNQKLASISDEGAQPNYSNASLQIFSTREKVALPKEPNGTSQTFHISNKTGDKVAPFAFSSPVLGDPSVPKLGLSSDAKPEGFSFMPVATGATELVTRDPGLDKTEDKSSLKDECSFRAPENVPSTSTSSTGSLFSFGITSNSSSLNNGSLASTPSSYSSPSPPLLSSNFTGQNSSSVFANSVASSGINATTTTFTMANFDGNSNFSISASAPSSTPIFKFGSVPSTSASTVPSTTDETTEAKTKEPGFSNPTSALLGGASCAITSTAGSGFGGACSGITNTGNNIFGKTPAATSKGNSFFGGTFPGVTSSGSSVLNATSSAFTSTGSGSFSLNAGSSTSAATNQSQGFNPFSASSAQVSAAGTGMGTATQTMPMQFGSPASTPFALTGSTAFSSGSPTFGSSSSSKLFSSGASFGLTSSTTLSESISVSSIASPASAVFGSNWQAPKSMGFSTSSSSSAPFAFGATANAVTSSSASVGFAPSVSSGPAFPFSSPASSTPSQPVFGNPNPGSRSGSSPSGNNDQMSMEDSMAEDTVQATTPSVPAFFQQPAAASGPLFGFSTPPGGNQFTLTGSSGANPFQFESQPNLTAPQNPAFQASSSREFNAGGSFSFGAGGAGGGDKSGRKFVRVKKTQRKR
- the LOC118060126 gene encoding nuclear pore complex protein NUP1 isoform X1, translated to MAAVTRERNERPYEDGGGYGKFPKRPFRRSTQTTPYDRPATAIRNPSGSGNGWLSKLVDPAQRLIASGAQRLFASVFRKRLPAPPVVAPPSQPPETERGTEENRRVMDKQKGTFSTDLFETHRATINGSSGPSDGSDMDGVTELEVILKQKTFTRSEIDRLTALLQSKTVDFPTGNEEKKSEAIASEAMVSQGKELLTTPVNNGFDGRFNSTPIVSSSVLEEDVGSPTELAKSYMRSRPLKVSPSMLESHSQALRENPTVLTNHKFTPKSPMISVVPRSSGHAEFPENGFVTPRSRGRFAIYSMTRTPYSRVHATTGLQGTRMASDAFAGPSSSSQNAWENNGFSGSKQGASKRRSSVLDSDMGSVGPIRRIRQKSNLLPMSGTLSICGNGMVSNAAQRLTSTEKPVLVGEPLKDNGNSNVHGTAFTPVPSKSSEMASKILQQLDVLVSSREKSPARLSPSMLRGQALRSLEDVDSSKLLEFVNDNKKLDAKPNTLLPDARESVFKMKDKIEENGPSKSILPYDKSASAVNGMGATSSMKNDVARVKTTAFPVTSTIVRSPQQKKRAFQMSAHEDFLELDDDDDYLNWTASGMLAEGREKIVAELVERKTIGAEAIVVEKSPALSEVNSPSTSTLNQKNAGIDGSVIAEKSISSTSLATPLPAMTDKQAIVNQKLASISDEGAQPNYSNASLQIFSTREKVALPKEPNGTSQTFHISNKTGDKVAPFAFSSPVLGDPSVPKLGLSSDAKPEGFSFMPVATGATELVTRDPGLDKTEDKSSLKDECSFRAPENVPSTSTSSTGSLFSFGITSNSSSLNNGSLASTPSSYSSPSPPLLSSNFTGQNSSSVFANSVASSGINATTTTFTMANFDGNSNFSISASAPSSTPIFKFGSVPSTSASTVPSTTDETTEAKTKEPGFSNPTSALLGGASCAITSTAGSGFGGACSGITNTGNNIFGKTPAATSKGNSFFGGTFPGVTSSGSSVLNATSSAFTSTGSGSFSLNAGSSTSAATNQSQGFNPFSASSAQVSAAGTGMGTATQTMPMQFGSPASTPFALTGSTAFSSGSPTFGSSSSSKLFSSGASFGLTSSTTLSESISVSSIASPASAVFGSNWQAPKSMGFSTSSSSSAPFAFGATANAVTSSSASVGFAPSVSSGPAFPFSSPASSTPSQPVFGNPNPGSRSGSSPSGNNDQMSMEDSMAEDTVQATTPSVPAFFQQPAAASGPLFGFSTPPGGNQFTLTGSSGANPFQFESQPNLTAPQNPAFQASSSREFNAGGSFSFGAGGAGGGDKSGRKFVRVKKTQRKR